The following are from one region of the Rosistilla carotiformis genome:
- a CDS encoding cell surface protein: MSEASQQAQAQAPAGAEQSTTASTATSGSMHKYLDRALNVLDKFGLSKREDTPQEMLHLLESVKHVDEARVLAIAEVIQHMSTFNQLVRENVENIQVGNRYLEITQMFDSVREDSKMLIAQLDDGRIGFTEKWQNWWMKIRRGTPSDRFDQIIDVYRDVATDTKDQLSREEAIMDGYIDFRFALKEAEVLASELLDKHGPTLAAAQEALAKAQTAIDEFQGEDEGSRSRLELVRDEARQKFEEEDRTFQLLKDISENLSIGYDVGETLITKLKQTHDVKDRVFRRSVTFFTTNEHVFTILGTVYTSQQGLHEVTQATEAMKEGVNKGLEDVADLGRELERAALKAGYGSTVDPESVQKLVDAISDFQIESLTMITELRKESEESTRQIRSVVEKGKKRFQETLARHAQEAEAKKL, translated from the coding sequence ATGAGCGAAGCAAGCCAACAAGCCCAGGCTCAAGCACCAGCGGGTGCGGAACAGTCCACAACCGCATCGACGGCGACCAGTGGATCGATGCACAAATATCTGGACCGGGCGTTGAACGTGCTCGACAAATTTGGTTTGTCCAAACGCGAAGATACGCCGCAAGAAATGCTGCATCTGCTCGAAAGCGTCAAACACGTCGACGAAGCCCGGGTGTTGGCGATTGCCGAAGTCATTCAGCACATGAGCACGTTCAACCAATTGGTTCGCGAGAACGTTGAGAACATCCAAGTTGGTAACCGCTATCTGGAAATCACTCAGATGTTCGATTCGGTACGCGAGGACAGCAAGATGCTGATCGCACAATTGGACGATGGCCGGATCGGGTTCACCGAGAAGTGGCAAAATTGGTGGATGAAGATCCGTCGCGGAACGCCATCGGACCGATTCGATCAGATCATCGACGTCTATCGCGATGTGGCGACCGATACGAAGGATCAATTGAGCCGTGAAGAAGCGATCATGGATGGCTACATCGATTTTCGCTTTGCGCTCAAGGAAGCCGAAGTGTTGGCAAGCGAACTGCTAGACAAACACGGTCCCACGTTGGCGGCCGCTCAAGAGGCATTGGCCAAAGCACAAACCGCGATCGATGAATTCCAAGGGGAAGACGAAGGGTCGCGTTCGCGGCTTGAATTGGTTCGCGACGAAGCCCGGCAGAAATTCGAAGAAGAGGATCGGACGTTCCAGCTGCTGAAGGACATCTCCGAAAATTTGTCGATCGGTTACGACGTCGGCGAGACCTTGATCACCAAATTGAAGCAGACCCATGATGTGAAGGATCGCGTGTTCCGTCGATCGGTGACCTTCTTCACGACCAACGAACATGTATTCACCATCCTGGGAACGGTTTACACGTCGCAGCAGGGCTTACACGAAGTGACCCAGGCGACCGAAGCGATGAAGGAAGGTGTCAACAAAGGACTCGAGGACGTTGCCGATCTGGGACGCGAACTCGAACGCGCCGCGCTCAAGGCCGGTTACGGTTCGACCGTCGACCCGGAATCGGTTCAGAAACTTGTCGATGCGATCAGCGATTTCCAGATCGAATCGCTGACGATGATCACCGAACTGCGTAAGGAGAGCGAAGAGAGCACGCGACAGATTCGTTCGGTCGTTGAGAAGGGTAAGAAACGCTTCCAAGAAACGCTCGCCCGGCACGCTCAAGAGGCCGAAGCGAAGAAGCTGTAG
- a CDS encoding SdrD B-like domain-containing protein, translated as MERLDSRRVLASITGMVFEDANASGVQDSGEAGLEDRIVFIDQNHDNRLGATEPFRRTDSSGQFTFEDLESSAGYTIRFYDGTTTQWITSPDAGYSTIILDTDASEGVVHFGIDVTGENAAPTTGPVVYETRQDRSFLLFPPHGLVLNHGRDALNQGFVAIQTSDAENGVIEIDLAGGVRYTAAEGFAGRDTATYVLHDGRDVSETFTFTVDVVADGQPLQGVVFEGEPLPENSPEGTVIGRLALLSPDLQGNVAFFSLDSRVRIEGNLLILAEPAEINFENAFENAPEIKVLVQGVDLETQVEVIQREITIPLSDMDDPITWLQVPPYGNATEYAEGVVIGNVYVEDEDAGDMHQVQVDDDRFEVVDSLLKLRDEESLSYPEDDGLVLTVFVNDPARNGEPVADRVTITVYNVNDPPTAVNVSGELREKTRGAHVGPVSVIDPDPYDAYTFTTSDSRFEVVDGILKLKDDQTVDYHPSLPSITLHITAAETADSTYSVESEVTIPILESPTPWQNLPESLDVNDDGQITPQDVLIILNSLNEGGPRPLSVPFEGDYYLDVNGDGLLTPLDALIVVNELNSISTIRPLPGGDFPPIGEAESPEEGEPTGEGEAIAISPGVRPEGEANPSMDRFAAPSYSQPLFAADTFEDEDDWLEPNLEDLFV; from the coding sequence ATGGAGCGTTTGGACTCGCGGCGGGTGCTCGCATCGATCACCGGCATGGTCTTTGAAGACGCGAACGCTTCGGGAGTCCAGGATAGCGGGGAAGCCGGACTGGAAGATCGGATCGTCTTTATCGATCAGAACCACGACAATCGGCTCGGTGCAACAGAGCCCTTCCGTCGCACCGATTCATCGGGCCAATTCACTTTCGAGGATCTTGAATCCTCAGCCGGTTACACGATCCGGTTTTATGACGGTACGACGACGCAGTGGATTACAAGTCCCGACGCAGGGTATTCGACGATCATATTGGATACGGACGCGAGCGAGGGAGTGGTCCATTTCGGTATCGACGTGACGGGCGAAAACGCCGCGCCGACGACGGGCCCGGTCGTTTACGAAACCCGGCAAGATCGCTCGTTCCTTTTATTCCCACCCCATGGCTTGGTCCTCAACCATGGTCGCGATGCGCTCAACCAAGGGTTCGTGGCGATCCAGACTTCCGACGCGGAAAACGGGGTGATCGAGATCGATCTCGCAGGCGGCGTGCGTTATACCGCTGCCGAAGGGTTTGCTGGACGAGACACGGCAACCTACGTGCTGCACGACGGTCGTGACGTTTCCGAAACCTTCACCTTCACCGTCGACGTCGTTGCCGACGGTCAACCGTTGCAAGGCGTTGTGTTCGAGGGCGAACCGCTTCCGGAGAATTCACCCGAAGGGACCGTGATCGGCCGCCTGGCACTTCTTTCTCCCGATCTGCAGGGGAACGTTGCCTTCTTTTCGCTGGATTCACGTGTCCGCATCGAAGGCAACCTGTTGATTCTGGCGGAACCGGCGGAGATCAACTTTGAGAACGCTTTTGAGAACGCTCCCGAAATCAAAGTTCTCGTTCAAGGAGTCGACCTGGAAACGCAGGTTGAAGTGATCCAACGCGAGATCACGATCCCATTGTCCGACATGGATGACCCGATTACGTGGTTGCAGGTGCCACCTTATGGCAATGCGACGGAATACGCGGAGGGCGTTGTCATTGGAAACGTTTACGTGGAAGACGAAGACGCGGGGGACATGCATCAGGTGCAGGTCGACGACGATCGGTTTGAAGTCGTCGACAGTTTGCTGAAATTGCGCGACGAGGAATCGCTCTCCTATCCCGAGGATGATGGCTTGGTGCTCACGGTGTTCGTGAACGATCCGGCAAGGAATGGGGAACCCGTCGCCGATCGCGTGACGATCACCGTCTATAACGTCAACGATCCGCCGACGGCAGTTAACGTTAGCGGAGAATTGCGAGAGAAGACGCGCGGTGCTCACGTCGGTCCGGTTTCCGTGATCGACCCCGATCCGTACGACGCCTATACGTTCACGACCAGTGATTCACGATTTGAAGTTGTCGATGGTATCTTAAAGCTGAAGGATGATCAGACCGTCGATTATCACCCCAGCCTTCCATCGATCACGCTGCACATCACCGCGGCAGAGACCGCCGATTCCACGTATTCGGTCGAATCGGAAGTCACGATCCCCATCCTCGAAAGTCCAACGCCTTGGCAGAACCTGCCCGAAAGTCTGGACGTCAACGACGACGGCCAAATCACGCCGCAAGATGTCTTGATCATTCTGAATTCGCTAAACGAAGGGGGCCCGCGGCCCTTAAGCGTTCCGTTTGAGGGGGATTACTATCTGGACGTCAACGGCGATGGCCTGCTGACGCCTTTGGATGCCTTGATCGTCGTGAACGAATTGAATTCGATCAGCACCATCCGTCCACTTCCCGGCGGCGATTTTCCGCCCATCGGCGAAGCCGAATCGCCCGAAGAAGGCGAGCCCACTGGCGAAGGGGAGGCGATTGCAATTTCTCCCGGAGTACGTCCCGAAGGCGAAGCGAACCCAAGCATGGACCGGTTCGCCGCCCCTTCCTATTCCCAACCTCTCTTTGCGGCCGATACGTTTGAAGACGAAGACGATTGGTTGGAACCCAACCTTGAAGATCTGTTCGTCTAA
- a CDS encoding DNA-3-methyladenine glycosylase family protein → MSRTAKIQAAIEHLRAADPVMNGIIDDVGAFAMRLEKDRYTMLVRSIISQQISTGAARSIRMRLVELAGPDGITPTNLSRLSVDDLRTAGISMQKARYLLDLTGKVMAEELQLKSIGRYSDAEVIERLTIVKGIGKWTAQMFLIFSLGRLDVYPHDDLGVRTAIQRRYALETLPAPKTGHEIAALWRPYASVASWYCWQSLEHDKRAAANGKR, encoded by the coding sequence ATGTCAAGAACTGCGAAAATCCAAGCGGCCATCGAGCATTTGCGTGCCGCCGATCCGGTCATGAACGGAATCATCGACGATGTAGGGGCGTTTGCGATGCGGTTGGAGAAGGACCGCTACACGATGTTGGTGCGATCGATCATCTCCCAACAAATCTCGACGGGGGCAGCGCGTTCGATTCGCATGCGGTTAGTCGAATTGGCCGGTCCCGATGGGATCACGCCCACCAATCTCTCCCGCTTGTCCGTGGATGATTTACGGACGGCGGGGATTTCGATGCAGAAAGCGAGATATCTGCTGGACCTGACCGGCAAGGTGATGGCGGAAGAATTGCAATTGAAATCAATCGGTCGGTACTCGGACGCGGAGGTCATCGAACGATTAACGATTGTCAAAGGGATCGGGAAATGGACCGCTCAAATGTTTTTGATCTTCTCGTTGGGAAGGCTGGACGTCTATCCGCATGACGATCTTGGCGTGCGTACGGCAATCCAGCGACGCTACGCTTTGGAAACCTTGCCCGCCCCAAAGACGGGGCACGAGATCGCCGCGTTGTGGCGACCGTATGCGTCGGTTGCCAGTTGGTATTGTTGGCAGTCGTTGGAACACGATAAACGCGCTGCGGCGAATGGCAAGCGGTAA
- a CDS encoding VWA domain-containing protein, translated as MRTDRPQRCKPSCRKGSIVVLVAITLPVLFILAALAINASYMQMTRTELFIATDAATRAAGRTFSELQDVDDAKTAAKATAAKNMVAGESLQLRTGDDDNEIEFGMTSNDGTYSRFQFTKVATASVSDGSSKANAVRVLGRRDSGSLGGTIQTLFPKFLTTDTFSPTQTSVAMQVDRDISLVLDRSGSMDYLTITWPSGKSPYYTSTIIAGVAAGYIYSNRGSYYYSSGVTSEMYEQWAWEEYYELGPYPQTPWKSLVAAVDGFLDVLDETHPEEHVSIASYASNATLDLYLEDDYDEVRDELDTLYPSGSTAIGMGMQKGIEALLHASARPYAAKTMVVMTDGMHNYGIDPVTVATSLVATYNLTIHTVTFGSGADKTRMQNVATIGGGSHYHADDGTALKDVFEEIANNLPVLLTE; from the coding sequence ATGCGTACCGATCGGCCCCAACGCTGCAAGCCCTCCTGCCGCAAAGGCTCCATTGTCGTCTTGGTCGCAATCACGCTCCCGGTCCTGTTTATCTTGGCGGCGCTTGCAATCAACGCCTCCTACATGCAGATGACCCGCACCGAATTGTTCATTGCGACCGATGCGGCCACGCGAGCGGCCGGACGTACCTTCAGCGAATTGCAAGACGTTGACGATGCCAAGACGGCCGCAAAGGCCACCGCAGCCAAAAACATGGTCGCGGGGGAGTCTTTGCAATTGCGAACTGGGGATGACGACAACGAAATTGAATTCGGGATGACCAGCAACGATGGCACCTATTCGCGTTTCCAATTCACAAAAGTCGCAACCGCATCGGTTTCCGACGGCAGTTCGAAAGCCAACGCCGTTCGCGTGCTTGGACGTCGCGACTCTGGATCGCTGGGTGGAACGATCCAGACGCTGTTTCCTAAGTTTCTAACGACCGACACGTTCAGCCCCACTCAGACATCCGTCGCGATGCAGGTCGACCGTGATATCTCATTGGTTCTGGATCGTTCTGGATCGATGGACTATCTGACAATCACATGGCCCTCGGGCAAATCGCCGTACTACACCTCGACAATTATCGCGGGGGTGGCGGCCGGATACATCTATTCGAACAGGGGGAGCTATTACTATTCCTCCGGGGTGACATCGGAGATGTACGAACAATGGGCTTGGGAAGAATACTACGAACTGGGCCCCTATCCGCAGACGCCATGGAAGTCGCTGGTCGCGGCGGTCGACGGCTTCTTGGACGTGTTGGATGAAACGCATCCCGAGGAACATGTTTCAATCGCCAGTTACGCAAGCAACGCGACGTTGGACCTGTACCTCGAAGACGACTACGACGAGGTGCGTGATGAATTGGACACACTCTACCCCAGCGGAAGCACAGCGATTGGAATGGGAATGCAGAAGGGCATCGAGGCGTTGTTACACGCTTCTGCGCGACCCTATGCTGCCAAGACGATGGTGGTGATGACCGATGGAATGCACAACTATGGCATCGATCCCGTTACCGTCGCGACGTCCCTGGTGGCAACCTACAACTTGACCATCCATACCGTCACGTTTGGTTCCGGGGCTGACAAGACGCGGATGCAAAATGTCGCCACGATTGGCGGCGGGTCCCACTACCATGCCGACGACGGCACGGCGCTCAAAGATGTCTTCGAAGAGATCGCCAATAACTTGCCGGTGCTGTTGACCGAATAG
- a CDS encoding sialidase family protein has translation MNLQRVPVFIPLFYFAIAAVPAAAQRIVPPDWDPGLAGDLVLERLVRVTGPQVLGAHDAEMALAGGHAFIVAECNDEKSGESAAWPQIYSALSVVDLKTNTLEDVIPMAHGGQVFANHTLPVGACFVPRIVQKDDQTMRCYFASESPGKRQSQMWYRDFDLGSRTFADSIHPVHLKTETGVFKMQPQHLHASAVAHGFKKPAKDAGLYLFDAFKKWNGQTYVAINNYMAGQLALTTVNDELDTFEIVGHFNEPQSKRLSEAAVNQLPDGTWMAICRQDGGNRNYQFTTSEDGKNWTVAEELPHVPNGTNSKPTFDKFGDTYYLGWQEATQIGGAHRSVFNIDVSRDGKSWQRKYRFETPKSFQYPSFHEHDGTVWLCVTQGDSSASRKERIMFGALEKTEQFASQQGMTRKPLPKPKDEPAVIKPGVKLFTDRDYRLIEAPEFLIGLDFLRTGIEGYDVQCKTAGELFVLTLSKSHSANQADALHRQGFKRLDTKEFQLFAGDLNRVFVWRKQVNPGDRLKMRKLALMVLGESVTVEAIKPAAESKTDAAARIAEMEKVADLALVPPTMNTSPLPEYGYDRLDYGMTIGIERTPGGRLWACWVAGGDSPEAYFVLASSDDDGQTWSDPQFVLDSHDPALPMDRSILVGNLWTDPIGRLWLIFDQSMHMFDGRAGVWAMVCENPDAEQPQWSEPRRIWHGVTLNKPTVLSDGTWMLPISLDQRSGFGPFKGCFTELDPLRGANVFVSHDQGATWQRRGAATFPNPDWHEHMIVERKDGSLWMLARTTKGIMQTTSTDGGKTWATPSVPHGIAQPNARFHVRRLASGKILLIKHGDQIDNHQGRVQLSAWLSDDEGLSWQGGLVLDERQGISYPDGFQAPDGTIYISYDRNRAIDGEILMARFTEQDILAKQFVGPNSKAKMLISRPLAPRKKK, from the coding sequence ATGAACTTGCAACGCGTTCCTGTATTCATTCCGTTGTTCTACTTTGCCATCGCGGCAGTCCCGGCTGCTGCTCAAAGGATCGTCCCACCCGATTGGGATCCTGGATTGGCGGGAGATTTGGTGCTGGAACGCCTGGTTAGAGTCACAGGGCCTCAGGTTCTCGGGGCGCACGACGCTGAAATGGCGCTCGCCGGCGGTCACGCATTTATCGTTGCCGAATGTAACGACGAAAAGTCGGGCGAAAGTGCCGCATGGCCACAGATCTACAGCGCCCTGTCGGTCGTTGATCTAAAAACGAACACACTCGAAGACGTGATCCCAATGGCTCACGGGGGGCAGGTGTTCGCCAACCACACGCTTCCCGTCGGCGCTTGTTTTGTACCACGCATCGTTCAGAAAGACGACCAAACGATGCGATGCTACTTCGCCAGCGAATCGCCGGGCAAACGCCAATCGCAAATGTGGTATCGCGACTTTGATCTCGGATCGCGGACGTTTGCCGATTCCATTCACCCGGTCCATTTAAAAACCGAAACGGGCGTTTTCAAGATGCAGCCGCAACATCTGCACGCTTCGGCGGTGGCCCATGGTTTCAAAAAGCCGGCCAAAGATGCGGGACTGTACCTGTTCGATGCGTTCAAAAAGTGGAACGGCCAGACCTACGTTGCGATCAACAATTACATGGCCGGTCAACTGGCGTTGACGACTGTCAACGATGAGTTGGACACGTTTGAAATTGTGGGGCATTTTAACGAACCGCAGTCGAAGCGATTAAGTGAAGCGGCTGTCAACCAATTGCCCGATGGAACGTGGATGGCGATCTGTCGCCAGGACGGCGGCAATCGAAACTATCAATTCACCACCAGCGAAGATGGCAAGAATTGGACGGTTGCCGAAGAGTTGCCTCATGTTCCCAATGGCACCAATTCGAAACCGACGTTCGATAAATTCGGCGACACCTATTATTTGGGCTGGCAGGAAGCGACGCAGATTGGCGGTGCCCATCGCAGCGTCTTCAATATCGATGTTTCTCGCGACGGCAAGTCGTGGCAGCGGAAGTACCGATTTGAAACGCCCAAATCGTTTCAGTATCCCTCGTTTCACGAGCACGATGGGACGGTCTGGTTGTGTGTCACGCAAGGGGATTCGTCCGCCAGTCGGAAAGAACGGATCATGTTTGGGGCGTTGGAAAAGACGGAACAGTTCGCATCACAGCAGGGGATGACGCGGAAGCCGCTTCCGAAACCGAAGGACGAACCAGCGGTAATCAAGCCTGGCGTGAAGCTGTTTACCGACCGCGATTACCGATTGATTGAAGCCCCTGAGTTCCTGATCGGACTCGACTTCCTTCGTACCGGGATCGAAGGCTATGACGTGCAGTGCAAGACGGCTGGTGAGTTGTTCGTGTTGACTCTCAGCAAGTCGCACTCCGCCAACCAAGCCGACGCGCTGCACCGCCAAGGTTTTAAGCGGCTCGATACGAAGGAGTTCCAGTTGTTCGCGGGCGACCTTAACCGTGTCTTCGTATGGCGCAAGCAGGTCAATCCTGGCGACCGATTAAAAATGCGCAAATTGGCGTTGATGGTGCTCGGCGAATCCGTCACCGTCGAAGCGATCAAGCCGGCGGCAGAAAGTAAAACGGATGCTGCAGCAAGGATCGCCGAGATGGAAAAGGTGGCGGATTTGGCACTCGTACCACCAACGATGAACACGTCACCGTTGCCCGAATACGGGTACGACCGTCTGGACTATGGAATGACGATCGGGATCGAACGCACCCCCGGCGGACGTCTTTGGGCTTGTTGGGTCGCCGGTGGGGATAGCCCCGAAGCCTACTTCGTGTTGGCGTCGAGCGACGACGATGGCCAGACGTGGTCCGATCCGCAGTTTGTTCTCGATTCGCACGATCCGGCGCTTCCGATGGATCGCAGTATTTTGGTTGGCAATCTATGGACCGATCCCATCGGGCGTTTGTGGCTGATCTTCGATCAATCGATGCACATGTTTGACGGCCGCGCGGGCGTCTGGGCTATGGTCTGCGAAAATCCCGACGCGGAACAACCGCAGTGGTCCGAGCCGCGACGGATATGGCACGGCGTGACCTTGAATAAGCCGACGGTCCTTTCGGATGGGACGTGGATGCTGCCGATTTCGTTGGATCAACGCAGTGGATTTGGCCCGTTTAAGGGCTGCTTCACCGAACTCGATCCTCTCCGCGGCGCGAACGTGTTCGTTTCACACGACCAAGGCGCGACTTGGCAGCGTCGCGGTGCGGCGACCTTCCCCAACCCCGACTGGCACGAGCACATGATCGTCGAGCGGAAAGACGGTTCGCTGTGGATGTTAGCACGAACGACCAAAGGGATCATGCAAACGACCTCCACCGATGGCGGGAAAACTTGGGCTACGCCTAGCGTTCCGCACGGGATCGCTCAACCCAATGCGCGGTTTCATGTGCGGCGTCTGGCATCGGGAAAGATCCTGTTGATCAAACATGGTGATCAGATCGACAACCACCAGGGACGCGTGCAGTTGAGCGCGTGGCTGTCGGATGACGAAGGCCTCTCGTGGCAGGGAGGGTTGGTCTTGGACGAACGTCAAGGGATTTCGTATCCCGACGGGTTCCAAGCTCCCGACGGTACGATTTACATTTCGTATGATCGTAACCGCGCAATCGATGGCGAAATCTTGATGGCTCGGTTTACCGAACAGGATATCTTGGCGAAGCAGTTTGTCGGTCCCAATTCGAAAGCCAAAATGCTGATCAGTCGACCGCTCGCACCACGCAAGAAGAAGTAG